From Hyla sarda isolate aHylSar1 chromosome 5, aHylSar1.hap1, whole genome shotgun sequence, a single genomic window includes:
- the INSIG1 gene encoding insulin-induced gene 1 protein isoform X2 — protein MRCIAVFVGINHASAKLDFANNVQLSLTLAALSLGLWWTFDRSRSGLGLGITIAFLATLITQFLVYNGVYQYTSPDFLYIRSWLPCIFFSGGVTVGNIGRQLAMGPTEKVHTD, from the exons ATGAGATGCATAGCAGTTTTTGTCGGCATCAACCATGCCAGTGCT AAACTGGATTTTGCGAATAATGTTCAGCTATCTCTGACCCTAGCCGCGTTGTCTTTGGGCCTGTGGTGGACCTTTGACCGTTCCCGCAGCGGCCTGGGGCTTGGAATCACCATAGCCTTTCTTGCAACgctcatcacacagttccttgtCTACAATGGAGTGTACCA GTATACTTCCCCAGACTTCCTGTATATTCGTTCCTGGCTGCCTTGCATATTCTTTTCTGGTGGAGTGACTGTTGGAAATATAGGGAGGCAGCTAGCAATg gGGCCGACTGAGAAAGTGCACACAGACTAG